ATTACCCGCTCTCGGTTTTATTGCTTGCTGACATACGGGAGATACTTGTAATTTCAACTCCTTACGATCTTCCGCTCTTTGAAAAGCTTCTCGGCGATGGTTCCATACTGGGAGTCTCCTTCTCCTACGCAGCACAAGAGATTCCCCGAGGGCTTGCCGATGCTTTTCTTATTGGGGAGGAATTCATATCATCGGACAATGTCGCCATGATACTTGGTGACAATATCTTCTACGGCCAGGGACTGTCGGGCATTCTTAAGAGGGCTTCATCAATCGATGAAGGGGCCTTGATCCTCGGTTATCATGTGAAGGATCCAGGAGCTTACGGAGTGGTTGAGATCGACGAAGCGGGAAATGCAGTTTCTATTGAAGAAAAGCCGAAGAACCCAAAATCCCATTACGCGGTGCCCGGTCTCTATTTCTATGATAATCATGTCGTGGAAATAGCAAAGAACCTCACTCCTTCTGCTAGAGGAGAGCTGGAAATTACTGATGTCAATATTCAGTACATGAAATCCGGCAGACTCAAGGTCGAGACACTTGGAAGAGGTTTTGCCTGGTTAGATACCGGAACACACGAGAGCCTTCTTGAAGCTGCAAGCTTTGTGGAGACAGTTCAGAAGCGTCAGGGTCTCTATGTAGCATGTATAGAGGAAATTGCTTTCAGAAAGGGCTTCATTGATAGAAAGCAGCTCGATCTTGTTGCGAAATCATACAATAATTCCAGTTACGGACGATATCTTATGGATCTGCTGGAGAATGAATCTTGAGACTCAAAATCACGTTCGTCACTTCAAACGATCTTACCATTATTGCGTCACGGTCCGGAACTCCAAGTCACATGTTCGCAGGTCTGAAATCCTTTCCAGATGCAGAACCTATCTGCCCCAGTTTGAGCAAACTGAAGAAACTGTCTCTTCGAAAATGTAACGTATCGGGAAAGCTCACAGGAAAGCGATTTCTTTCTAAACACAGCGTATCTTACTCTCGTATTTGCTCAAAATACGTCCGGAGAAAGCTCAGAGAAAGGGAGTTTGACCTTGTCTTTGCACCCGCTGCAAGCGCTGAAATCGCCTTTCTTAAGACCATACAACCGATGATTCATCTCTCCGAAGCAACATTCAACCTGATGGTCGATTATTGCGAGAGATTCTCGAATCTTTCGAAATCTTCCATTGAAGCCGGAAACCTGATTGAAAGGAAAGCTCTCTGTGTCGCAAAGAGAATAAGAGTGTCTTCTCACTGGGCAGAGAAGTCTATCCTGAATGACTATTCAGTACCCTCTAGGTGACTGTAATACGATTGGACTGAACATCACTACCGCCACACATAGAGAGAGTGGTCGCTCAAGAAGTTTGACGCAGCCAATAAGATTACTCTTCATCGGCGTCGACTGGAAGATAAAGGGCGGAGAGACTGCATATATGGCTATGAAAGAACTAAACAGCAGGTGAGTAGAGACTTGCCTACCTGTTTGCGGGCGTGTTCCTTCAGACAAATTTTATGACAAGAGAATGAAGGTAATACTTTTTCTTGACAAGTCGAAAAAAGATGAACCAGAGACCTTCCACTCACTGTACGAGGAGGCTATCTTCTTCATCCTCCCCACAAGAGCTGAATGCTTTGGAATCGTACTCGGCTAGGCTGCTGCCTTCGTTCATCCAGCTCTTGCTACCAGACCCGGAGGACTGGGGGAAGCCGTCAATGTTGGATTTTCGGGTTTTCTCTTTGATTTTCCCGATAACCACCATGAGTAAGTGGAGAAGATTCAATATCTACTGGAAGATGATCCTACGGATTCAGGGTTGTGCGAAGGCGCATTGAATAGATCCGCTGATGTGCTTAACTGGAAAGTGTGGACAGGGAGAGTTC
This Mesotoga infera DNA region includes the following protein-coding sequences:
- the rfbA gene encoding glucose-1-phosphate thymidylyltransferase; the encoded protein is YPLSVLLLADIREILVISTPYDLPLFEKLLGDGSILGVSFSYAAQEIPRGLADAFLIGEEFISSDNVAMILGDNIFYGQGLSGILKRASSIDEGALILGYHVKDPGAYGVVEIDEAGNAVSIEEKPKNPKSHYAVPGLYFYDNHVVEIAKNLTPSARGELEITDVNIQYMKSGRLKVETLGRGFAWLDTGTHESLLEAASFVETVQKRQGLYVACIEEIAFRKGFIDRKQLDLVAKSYNNSSYGRYLMDLLENES